The following nucleotide sequence is from Cicer arietinum cultivar CDC Frontier isolate Library 1 chromosome 2, Cicar.CDCFrontier_v2.0, whole genome shotgun sequence.
ctaaaagtaaatttaatacgttaaacaaaagaaactcctagAGCCAAAACTATTGATGTTTTACTACCCaaacataaatcctagttggtcataaaCTCTGGACGTGTGGAAAACTCGCCCAACAAGTCTAACACCGACACAAAAGTATCTCAGAGCCTCCAACTACATGCTATTGTACTTCCTCGCATTTTTCGTATTAGGTTGAGCATAACATTATTCGCTCAAGTAATATGTGACGAATTGTCAAATGTAAGGGCCAtctccaagcaacaccactaactcaaaatccCCACAAGGAtatgtgggctccaaccaattatggacgcaccacacaaCTTTAGGGTctaaccaattatggacgcaccacacaaTTATAAATGCATGAACGTAGATACTTTTGTTAGTAACAATACAGATCACTCAATCAGAGCgtccaaaatcattcaacaTTGTCCTAAACCAACCTAGTGTAGACACAAAGTAATCACCTTGAGTAACCACAACATGTCatacacaaccattataacaacatatcatataacattaattttccacaatttgaacatgtcaaacacaatcattattaatattaattttgaagataacacacaaacaaaatcaatacataacatcaTAGTACGTTTATATCACATAAaattcaagtaggaaagcgGATGGAGTGATGCATTTACCGATATGAGTGTCGTTATTAAAATTCTCACTCAGTGGTCTTTGCTCCAAATGTGCTACACGATGAATCACTAACTCATCTAGTTCTtgaatttcttcctttttctctcCTAAGTCCTTTGCATAGCATTTTTGAATGGAAGGcgtcagttttattttattcatttttgtaatgccccgtttttcaaagcgatggtgtatttttttttttctaaagaaattaaaataaatcagagaattaaataagttaatacctttggataaataattgagtcattataatttacaagcagcggaaaagtttctcaaaatatgaatccaaaatatttacacatcaaaagttggtacatgtaacccatcgaaaataacatgtcaagctgacaatattagtataggtacaatcttccattttaaaacaaatacaattcaaaagaaagacgtctgatccctctatgtcaacctaatctatcattctccaaaacaaactaaacaccctgagtgatctccacgcgccccgtaagatcctcctaacatagctccagtcaggcattcccatctacattcccatccgtagggtacgaaccggtaggatcgtcctggctctcatctgagggcaaagcccagatttccacaatagttgtaaagggtcaccaaccgaaattaacagttaacacataacatttaagtttttaaatgcacaaaataacctttcaactaagcatgcaccttaaaaggattttccatatgctaaaagttcatataacacttgccaaataaaaaNNNNNNNNNNNNNNNNNNNNNNNNNNNNNNNNNNNNNNNNNNNNNNNNNNNNNNNNNNNNNNNNNNNNNNNNNNNNNNNNNNNNNNNNNNNNNNNNNNNNNNNNNNNNNNNNNNNNNNNNNNNNNNNNNNNNNNNNNNNNNNNNNNNNNNNNNNNNNNNNNNNNNNNNNNNNNNNNNNNNNNNNNNNNNNNNNNNNNNNNNNNNNNNNNNNNNNNNNNNNNNNNNNNNNNNNNNNNNNNNNNNNNNNNNNNNNNNNNNNNNNNNNNNNNNNNNNNNNNNNNNNNNNNNNNNNNNNNNNNNNNNNNNNNNNNNNNNNNNNNNNNNNNNNNNNNNNNNNNNNNNNNNNNNNNNNNNNNNNNNNNNNNNNNNNNNNNNNNNNNNNNNNNNNNNNNNNNNNNNNNNNNNNNNNNNNNNNNNNNNNNNNNNNNNNNNNNNNNNNNNNNNNNNNNNNNNNNNNNNNNNNNNNNNNNNNNNNNNNNNNNNNNNNNNNNNNNNNNNNNNNNNNNNNNNNNNNNNNNNNNNNNNNNNNNNNNNNNNNNNNNNNNNNNNNNNNNNNNNNNNNNNNNNNNNNNNNNNNNNNNNNNNNNNNNNNNNNNNNNNNNNNNNNNNNNNNNNNNNNNNNNNNNNNNNNNNNNNNNNNNNNNNNNNNNNNNNNNNNNNNNNNNNNNNNNNNNNNNNNNNNNNNNNNNNNNNNNNNNNNNNNNNNNNNNNNNNNNNNNNNNNNNNNNNNNNNNNNNNNNNNNNNNNNNNNNNNNNNNNNNNNNNNNNNNNNNNNNNNNNNNNNNNNNNNNNNNNNNNNNNNNNNNNNNNNNNNNNNNNNNNNNNNNNNNNNNNNNNNNNNNNNNNNNNNNNNNNNNNNNNNNNNNNNNNNNNNNNNNNNNNNNNNNNNNNNNNNNNNNNNNNNNNNNNNNNNNNNNNNNNNNNNNNNNNNNNNNNNNNNNNNNNNNNNNNNNNNNNNNNNNNNNNNNNNNNNNNNNNNNNNNNNNNNNNNNNNNNNNNNNNNNNNNNNNNNNNNNNNNNNNNNNNNNNNNNNNNNNNNNNNNNNNNNNNNNNNNNNNNNNNNNNNNNNNNNNNNNNNNNNNNNNNNNNNNNNNNNNNNNNNNNNNNNNNNNNNNNNNNNNNNNNNNNNNNNNNNNNNNNNNNNNNNNNNNNNNNNNNNNNNNNNNNNNNNNNNNNNNNNNNNNNNNNNNNNNNNNNNNNNNNNNNNNNNNNNNNNNNNNNNNNNNNNNNNNNNNNNNNNNNNNNNNNNNNNNNNNNNNNNNNNNNNNNNNNNNNNNNNNNNNNNNNNNNNNNNNNNNNNNNNNNNNNNNNNNNNNNNNNNNNNNNNNNNNNNNNNNNNNNNNNNNNNNNNNNNNNNNNNNNNNNNNNNNNNNNNNNNNNNNNNNNNNNNNNNNNNNNNNNNNNNNNNNNNNNNNNNNNNNNNNNNNNNNNNNNNNNNNNNNNNNNNNNNNNNNNNNNNNNNNNNNNNNNNNNNNNNNNNNNNNNNNNNNNNNNNNNNNNNNNNNNNNNNNNNNNNNNNNNNNNNNNNNNNNNNNNNNNNNNNNNNNNNNNNNNNNNNNNNNNNNNNNNNNNNNNNNNNNNNNNNNNNNNNNNNNNNNNNNNNNNNNNNNNNNNNNNNNNNNNNNNNNNNNNNNNNNNNNNNNNNNNNNNNNNNNNNNNNNNNNNNNNNNNNNNNNNNNNNNNNNNNNNNNNNNNNNNNNNNNNNNNNNNNNNNNNNNNNNNNNNNNNNNNNNNNNNNNNNNNNNNNNNNNNNNNNNNNNNNNNNNNNNNNNNNNNNNNNNNNNNNNNNNNNNNNNNNNNNNNNNNNNNNNNNNNNNNNNNNNNNNNNNNNNNNNNNNNNNNNNNNNNNNNNNNNNNNNNNNNNNNNNNNNNNNNNNNNNNNNNNNNNNNNNNNNNNNNNNNNNNNNNNNNNNNNNNNNNNNNNNNNNNNNNNNNNNNNNNNNNNNNNNNNNNNNNNNNNNNNNNNNNNNNNNNNNNNNNNNNNNNNNNNNNNNNNNNNNNNNNNNNNNNNNNNNNNNNNNNNNNNNNNNNNNNNNNNNNNNNNNNNNNNNNNNNNNNNNNNNNNNNNNNNNNNNNNNNNNNNNNNNNNNNNNNNNNNNNNNNNNNNNNNNNNNNNNNNNNNNNNNNNNNNNNNNNNNNNNNNNNNNNNNNNNNNNNNNNNNNNNNNNNNNNNNNNNNNNNNNNNNNNNNNNNNNNNNNNNNNNNNNNNNNNNNNNNNNNNNNNNNNNNNNNNNNNNNNNNNNNNNNNNNNNNNNNNNNNNNNNNNNNNNNNNNNNNNNNNNNNNNNNNNNNNNNNNNNNNNNNNNNNNNNNNNNNNNNNNNNNNNNNNNNNNNNNNNNNNNNNNNNNNNNNNNNNNNNNNNNNNNNNNNNNNNNNNNNNNNNNNNNNNNNNNNNNNNNNNNNNNNNNNNNNNNNNNNNNNNNNNNNNNNNNNNNNNNNNNNNNNNNNNNNNNNNNNNNNNNNNNNNNNNNNNNNNNNNNNNNNNNNNNNNNNNNNNNNNNNNNNNNNNNNNNNNNNNNNNNNNNNNNNNNNNNNNNNNNNNNNNNNNNNNNNNNNNNNNNNNNNNNNNNNNNNNNNNNNNNNNNNNNNNNNNNNNNNNNNNNNNNNNNNNNNNNNNNNNNNNNNNNNNNNNNNNNNNNNNNNNNNNNNNNNNNNNNNNNNNNNNNNNNNNNNNNNNNNNNNNNNNNNNNNNNNNNNNNNNNNNNNNNNNNNNNNNNNNNNNNNNNNNNNNNNNNNNNNNNNNNNNNNNNNNNNNNNNNNNNNNNNNNNNNNNNNNNNNNNNNNNNNNNNNNNNNNNNNNNNNNNNNNNNNNNNNNNNNNNNNNNNNNNNNNNNNNNNNNNNNNNNNNNNNNNNNNNNNNNNNNNNNNNNNNNNNNNNNNNNNNNNNNNNNNNNNNNNNNNNNNNNNNNNNNNNNNNNNNNNNNNNNNNNNNNNNNNNNNNNNNNNNNNNNNNNNNNNNNNNNNNNNNNNNNNNNNNNNNNNNNNNNNNNNNNNNNNNNNNNNNNNNNNNNNNNNNNNNNNNNNNNNNNNNNNNNNNNNNNNNNNNNNNNNNNNNNNNNNNNNNNNNNNNNNNNNNNNNNNNNNNNNNNNNNNNNNNNNNNNNNNNNNNNNNNNNNNNNNNNNNNNNNNNNNNNNNNNNNNNNNNNNNNNNNNNNNNNNNNNNNNNNNNNNNNNNNNNNNNNNNNNNNNNNNNNNNNNNNNNNNNNNNNNNNNNNNNNNNNNNNNNNNNNNNNNNNNNNNNNNNNNNNNNNNNNNNNNNNNNNNNNNNNNNNNNNNNNNNNNNNNNNNNNNNNNNNNNNNNNNNNNNNNNNNNNNNNNNNNNNNNNNNNNNNNNNNNNNNNNNNNNNNNNNNNNNNNNNNNNNNNNNNNNNNNNNNNNNNNNNNNNNNNNNNNNNNNNNNNNNNNNNNNNNNNNNNNNNNNNNNNNNNNNNNNNNNNNNNNNNNNNNNNNNNNNNNNNNNNNNNNNNNNNNNNNNNNNNNNNNNNNNNNNNNNNNNNNNNNNNNNNNNNNNNNNNNNNNNNNNNNNNNNNNNNNNNNNNNNNNNNNNNNNNNNNNNNNNNNNNNNNNNNNNNNNNNNNNNNNNNNNNNNNNNNNNNNNNNNNNNNNNNNNNNNNNNNNNNNNNNNNNNNNNNNNNNNNNNNNNNNNNNNNNNNNNNNNNNNNNNNNNNNNNNNNNNNNNNNNNNNNNNNNNNNNNNNNNNNNNNNNNNNNNNNNNNNNNNNNNNNNNNNNNNNNNNNNNNNNNNNNNNNNNNNNNNNNNNNNNNNNNNNNNNNNNNNNNNNNNNNNNNNNNNNNNNNNNNNNNNNNNNNNNNNNNNNNNNNNNNNNNNNNNNNNNNNNNNNNNNNNNNNNNNNNNNNNNNNNNNNNNNNNNNNNNNNNNNNNNNNNNNNNNNNNNNNNNNNNNNNNNNNNNNNNNNNNNNNNNNNNNNNNNNNNNATTAGTGGatcatgaattttttaaattacatctATTTTAAGATCAACTTTTAAGGTGTGTGATATTCCAATTTTAGTTGTGATATAATCAATAAAGTAGTTTATATtataatagttaaataaaaataaatggatAACATTATCAACGCATCCTTGAAAAATTTAACTATGATGACAACAATGATGACTAGCATAAGTAATTTTCAAGATATTACGTATCAtaataattcttaaaataaaaatatattattaatctaCAATGTacatctttaaaaaatataatagagcTGATAGTAATGAAAATATTGCATATAAAAATAACGataattgaaatgaaaataaattgctAGTTTATTCATACAACATAGAAGATTGTGTTGATAGAATAATGACAATTGCCttgattttaaatatgtgatattgaattttataggaatgatttaaattttaataaataaaaaacattattgaGAATATTCTGTTAGAGAGTATATAGTAATAGAGATGATAGTAATGAAAATATTGCATATAAGTGTAACgatatataattgaaattaaaataaattgctAGTTTATTCATACATGATAGAAGATTATGTTGATAGAATAATGATAATTGCCttgattttaaatatgtgatattgACTTTTATAggaatgatttaaattttaataaataaaaaacattattgaGAATATTGTGTTAGAGAGTATATAGTAATCATTTAATATTTgcttaaaaatcattttgtccTTTGAAGTTTTAACAAAGACCATAATTATGAATCTATTGTTCAAATCGAAGAGCACAAAATAGGAATATGTTAATTTATTGAGGACTACTATAGTTACAGATATAATGATAAATGTCACTGAAGATAATATGAAACtagaattattttgttattgaatgattttaaaaatggtATTAGTTtcattaatatttattcataatttatttattatattttgatattcaatattataacttcataaaatattttgaaatcttgAAAATTCTTGTGTTATAAATCcattaaaatcttaattataaaatactgatggtaaataatcttttaatttttttaaagagtcttttaaaatctatacattcctacaaattcttttaaaatctttaagatttttttgttcaaaataatCTTCTAGAAACTCAATCCACCACACCATCTAAGTCTATAAAGTCCTTTTAAATCCTATAAATTCTTTGAAATTCGTATTAcaaattttgataatattttaaaattttaaaagtcatTCAAATCCTTTCCAAATCCACAAGATTCTTTATGTAAAAATTGTCTTTTAAAATACTAATCTAgtcaaatgatatatatatggaaaaaaaatcatataatatgaggaaaataattattaacagTCAATAAGTCAAATAttaattctcaaaattaagaaagaaagttGTATATAAAGCCACTAAGGGGTGAAggcaaaatcaatattaaaagaattGAGTAGAAATACAATATGTCTCGTTTTTCATTGATTGCAATTGTGTTTCTTTTAAGTGTTGCATCCTCGTATGCAGCTAAAGTTAAAGTTGTGGATGTTGCAACCATTTGCAAGCAATCCTATAACGCTACCTATTGTTTAGAACTTTTCAAATCAAAACCAAGTGGTGTAAAAGGAGACCTCGTTAGCCTTGCACAATACGCTACTGATGTTCTTCGTACCAAAATAACCAAAGCAGTCGATCTAATCAACAAACTAAGTTCAAGCACTAGTGATCCTGCCGCAAAAGAATATTACGATAATTGTTATGTGGATTTTGGTCCCGAAGGAGCACTTTCTGAGGTTAGCGCAATTCAAACACAATTAAAGAAAGGAGATTACGCTAATGTGGATTCAGGTGCAAGTTTTATAATGACCGATGTTGGTGATTGTTTCCCTGAAGATTTTACCGATAcctctttgattcaaaaatatgTTGGTGAAGTCACAGATATTGCTCAGATTATCCGTGCTGTGACACATTTTTTGACGAGTTAGAATATTAATCATAGTTTATAATTGTTGCTAGGTATAAGTCAACTTCCATAtcgataataaatattttgatttaatatgtgttatttttgtctctttattttctatttggTAATCTTCAAAGTGAATGTTAATTTACACTAAACAAATGTNNNNNNNNNNNNNNNNNNNNNNNNNNNNNNNNNNNNNNNNNNNNNNNNNNNNNNNNNNNNNNNNNNNNNNNNNNNNNNNNNNNNNNNNNNNNNNNNNNNNNNNNNNNNNNNNNNNNNNNNNNNNNNNNNNNNNNNNNNNNNNNNNNNNNNNNNNNNNNNNNNNNNNNNNNNNNNNNNNNNNNNNNNNNNNNNNNNNNNNNNNNNNNNNNNNNNNNNNNNNNNNNNNNNNNNNNNNNNNNNNNNNNNNNNNNNNNNNNNNNNNNNNNNNNNNNNNNNNNNNNNNNNNNNNNNNNNNNNNNNNNNNNNNNNNNNNNNNNNNNNNNNNNNNNNNNNNNNNNNNNNNNNNNNNNNNNNNNNNNNNNNNNNNNNNNNNNNNNNNNNNNNNNNNNNNNNNNNNNNNNNNNNNNNNNNNNNNNNNNNNNNNNNNNNNNNNNNNNNNNNNNNNNNNNNNNNNNNNNNNNNNNNNNNNNNNNNNNNNNNNNNNNNNNNNNNNNNNNNNNNNNNNNNNNNNNNNNNNNNNNNNNNNNNNNNNNNNNNNNNNNNNNNNNNNNNNNNNNNNNNNNNNNNNNNNNNNNNNNNNNNNNNNNNNNNNNNNNNNNNNNNNNNNNNNNNNNNNNNNNNNNNNNNNNNNNNNNNNNNNNNNNNNNNNNNNNNNNNNNNNNNNNNNNNNNNNNNNNNNNNNNNNNNNNNNNNNNNNNNNNNNNNNNNNNNNNNNNNNNNNNNNNNNNNNNNNNNNNNNNNNNNNNNNNNNNNNNNNNNNNNNNNNNNNNNNNNNNNNNNNNNNNNNNNNNNNNNNNNNNNNNNNNNNNNNNNNNNNNNNNNNNNNNNNNNNNNNNNNNNNNNNNNNNNNNNNNNNNNNNNNNNNNNNNNNNNNNNNNNNNNNNNNNNNNNNNNNNNNNNNNNNNNNNNNNNNNNNNNNNNNNNNNNNNNNNNNNNNNNNNNNNNNNNNNNNNNNNNNNNNNNNNNNNNNNNNNNNNNNNNNNNNNNNNNNNNNNNNNNNNNNNNNNNNNNNNNNNNNNNNNNNNNNNNNNNNNNNNNNNNNNNNNNNNNNNNNNNNNNNNNNNNNNNNNNNNNNNNNNNNNNNNNNNNNNNNNNNNNNNNNNNNNNNNNNNNNNNNNNNNNNNNNNNNNNNNNNNNNNNNNNNNNNNNNNNNNNNNNtttttttaaattcaagtgggggattgttggaacataagtatgttatagtgtgaatttaaaaatgtgttgaagtcccacattggaaagaaatattttttgtaaatttaattggaaagaaacttgttttttaaaattcaagtcccacattggtaagaatattttttgaaatcccactttgaaaaactatcatgttttgtgtagttttaattctatacatactaaagtcccacattgtttagaaaacatatgtgactttgcttccatcactatataatgagtttcaagctattgtgaaaaatacaccaaagttggatgcttttcccaactttctcttttctccctcttatattctgctcgcctaattttcgagccacttctcctctttctttctgtcccttcggttttaaagcggttactatgccgcagtcccttcggttttaaagcggttattatgctgcagtcccttcggttttaaagcggttattatgccgcagtcccttcggttttaaagcggttattatACCGCAGTCCATTtagttttagagcggttattatgtcgtagtcccttcggttttagagcggttattatgccgtagtcccttcggttttagagcggttgttatgccgtaattctttcggttttttgagcggttgttatgccatagttcttttgtttttagagcggttgctatgccgtaatcactttgtttttagagcggttattatgccgtagtccattcgtttttttttttgtctttttgagcggttattataccgtagttatgaatggtcatagtaaactcatcacaaattcacaacatcattatcaataatcatatctcatcagataaactcatcacaattttatagcatcattatcatcaatcataaatcatcacataaacttatcacaaattaacaacatcattattattaattatacatcatcataatcacataaacttatcaaaatgcatccaccttttatcATCACATTACATaaacacgtctaatcaaacatatacataaaattcatttgacatccaatatcataataatatcaaatatcacaaatttaataaaaataaatcaaacatcacaataatatcaaataccacacattttaacgaagttaaatcaatcaacacttataaatatttctattccacgttttaatctcacaattctcaaattattacatcaattaatttatcactcaaagggtgCCCTAcatagcgagccccgaatgaatcgttgaGAAATACAGTTTTCTCATTCCTCTAagattatattatactcatgaattcaaacactctctcacctcttaccttatttcgacgctttcacacacgagtaCAATTCCACGAGAAAACAATCTTTTTTCTTTGAtgttttgtccttcaatcgatctaactcgacaatttatgggtaaatgTCGACAATAAATTCtgagaaaatactctaaaaaataaatttcgaaattcagtcaaggaaaattaccataaatcaggaaaccaatcagtggataatataaccACTTTTCTCATGATCGTTTtgacgttggtttcactcaaatctgtaacaccccaatattttcatatatattatatatttgtcttttagtaattttcgtaatttattatttaataaataatttattctatatgtaaagaaattaaattaaaagttaccACTCTCTATTTTACTTGAATAatgatattcttttatttttatttaattgttttggtgtGACAATTACATTAGAAAGGTTTATGGCATAATTATTTTCTACATGGACAATTGTgtattttgtttctttgattagtttcgatgatcatgaaattgatgtgttagatacaTTGACTTTATTTTGTTATGCATGATATGCAATGATACTTTTGttttacttgatttattttagttgatgaaaacattaattgaattttttaattaaattataatttcactacgccaaaaatgacatttaatagcgcttcttttacagcacttgctaaatacaagcgctgttgtaagtatattttaaaaataatggagccttttacagcgcttttttgacaagtgctgtgaaaaaagcgttgttgtagggtcatatagtgTTTGGGCATAAtgttataaggattttacagcgcttttcgcaaaagcgctgtaaaatgaagcgctttcgcgtattattttacagcgcttctttcacaagcgttgtaaaatacatgcgctttcaatcaatttaactacaTATTACANNNNNNNNNNNNNNNNNNNNNNNNNNNNNNNNNNNNNNNNNNNNNNNNNNNNNNNNNNNNNNNNNNNNNNNNNNNNNNNNNNNNNNNNNNNNNNNNNNNNNNNNNNNNNNNNNNNNNNNNNNNNNNNNNNNNNNNNNNNNNNNNNNNNNNNNNNNNNNNNNNNNNNNNNNNNNNNNNNNNNNNNNNNgggaaccctcatatcctctacgtactgtgcagccatctacgttgtctcaggtattttttaatttgtttttgtcaaaaaatctttagttttttaataattgaaaaactaaaaattgttatattgtcacaaaaactaataaattgttacataataaatcatataaaatcttttcttttttgaaatttgttgacctgttctattttgaaatcttttctgttttaaaattgttataagatatgttgatattggtttctttttgaaacttgttgatatgttttgaaagcttattatttttgtaactgcatttatataggtcgtataatatggatagAAAATGGATGTCTGctaatcgattgtcaaaagagtatgaaaatggagtgaaagagtttgttgagtttgcaatgaagaatgcaaaagatccaaatagagtcgtttgtccttgtttaaaatgttgttttggaaaacgtgttagaaaagatgaattagaaggacatctagtatgtaatggaattgatcaaagctacacatgttggataagacatggtgagaaaaaaaaaaggaaacattaattttgagaatagttcgacatatgcttcaactgacttcgatacagatacatatgagccggaccgagttgatgagatcgcaaaagcagttgaagaagatcttcgagattgtcctaaaatgtttgaaagtttgttgagtgatgcagagaaagaattatataatggttgtactaaattcacaagactgtcagcgatattaaagttgtacaacttaaaagcgagtaatggatggtctgataaaagctttacagaattattaacactcataaaagatatgttgccagatgataatgaacttcccagtcggacctacgaggctaaacggattttgtgttctattggaatgagttacgaaaggattcatgcgtgtcctaacgattgcattttatttcgaaacgaatatgaactacttaaggcgtgtccgaaatgcaatgtctctcgatataagaagaaagaatctactccagcaaaagtcgtgtggtattttccta
It contains:
- the LOC101509881 gene encoding uncharacterized protein, translating into MSRFSLIAIVFLLSVASSYAAKVKVVDVATICKQSYNATYCLELFKSKPSGVKGDLVSLAQYATDVLRTKITKAVDLINKLSSSTSDPAAKEYYDNCYVDFGPEGALSEVSAIQTQLKKGDYANVDSGASFIMTDVGDCFPEDFTDTSLIQKYVGEVTDIAQIIRAVTHFLTS